The Brassica napus cultivar Da-Ae chromosome C7, Da-Ae, whole genome shotgun sequence genomic interval AGGATCCTACTCGTCATCAGGAACTTGAGGTGGACTGAAATAATTGAAGAAACTCCCCAGTCTTAGTGATGGGATTTGTGAGTTTATGATTTTGGATCCCTTCTTTGGCTTATTTTTAGGACTTTCTTATCCAAACATTCTATAGGACACCACTCAATCTCCGTCCTGTACAATAGTTAAGGATCAGAAAATCATTTTTCTTAAGGAAAAAAATGGCAAATacatgagaaaagaaaaagatcacCCAATGGCCTTCTCGAGGATTGAATCATCTTCTTCAATCATGTGATTTGTCTTATTCACCACAGTGTTTTTCAAGTAAGGGTTCTGAGCAAAGAAAAAGTGAAGCTTCAACTCTTTTGAAGGAACTTGATGTTTTACCCAAGTGTCAaaggaataaataaaataaaatgtattttgaaggAATATATCTATAAGATTCAACGCATATGTATTAAGATTATATACCCATGTTGCATTTGGAGAGgtgcggggggggggggggggggtaaatACATTGCCCTTGAAAGCGCTTGAACAGCTCGCCTTAGCAATCCATCTCCAAAAACGTTGCTGGAAGTATTGGAGTTATAGTGGGGTTAGGTTGGAAGTTAAGAGAAAAGCTCTTTGTATCTTACCTCATCAATTTCGGTAACTCATTCCCTTCAAAGACGATGAAATATATGTTTAGCAACCAAGCATGGATCACTGGGCATGCAGTACCAAAATATATAAGGTGTAAGTCGAAGCACAAATTAGACCACACGTTCTCCCAAACTTGTCAGAAACAACAGACCCAAGCTAAACTTTTACATGAAGATGTAAATATAGATGTTGAACACTTCAAATACCTTGTGAAATCTTCCTCGTCTTCTACAAATCCTTTCTTCTTACCGTTAGGTTCTCTCCATGTTTTCCCATCCAAACTTTCTCGAATGCAGGGTCGCAAGTTCTTCAAGAAGCTATCGTATATATTCTTGAAATGGAAAGTTTTAGAATCAGATATAATAAGCCAGTCATGCTTAAAAGAGACTGGAGGCCAAACAAAGGATTCTGTAATAAAAATCGAAGAGTTATATGGACCAAGCTACTACTTCACAAAAAACCAACATTAAAGGTTACCTTGGCGATTCTCCGCTCAATATGCGAGCTGCGTTTGTTGCTCTCCGCTCATTAGACATATAGGAGCAATTGCTTTCTTCATATGACCAATCTACGTAGAAGTTAAATTCCATATAAAATGAGGTGAAGTTGGAGTACACTATCAACtaataaaatatctgaaattgTATTTATGAGTGAAGAAGAGTAGGAACAATCTACAAACTACACAAGCTAAGGAGTAAAACATTTGGAATGAAGAAAAACTAACCTTTATCCAGCAGTGTCAATATCTCTTCAAAAGTTTTTTCTTGCTTTGGTGAGAGTTCTCCTGTATACGTTTGCTACACGATTTCTTCAACATCCTTCTTCATGTTTAGACAATTGAAGAGAAGACTAAATCAGAATTCAGAAAGATTGATTTGATGATTAAGTTTGTAACACTAACAGATACAACAACAATTATTACCTCTCCTTCCTCAATAGCATCGTCCTCCATGTCCCATGAAATACCATCAGCCGTGGATGCTTGCTGTCTTGCTCGGCGAAGTGGCTTGTTGTTCCGACAGCTACTGTCTCAACTTAGCTACTGTTATTAACTGCAAGTGTTGATAGTAAAATCCAACATCAGAGGCACATCAACAAAAAGTAAcgaataaaaaaagtttttaaaagttagtgattaacaaaacaaattccAACACTTAGCCTCTACAATATCAGTGTGACTTATACCTGTATGAAATGGCAGAGCATATCTATTTTGCTTAATTATTCCTCTGCACCGGTCGGTGTTTCATTTACCATTCGTTGTGATAAGATGCTGCATGTTCAGATCGTGTGATGGATAAGGGAAATGAATGAATTACTAATCAAATAGATGAATGGAGTTattgagaaaacaaaaaagaacatTTTAGTGGTTTTGATATTTCTTTACACAGATCTCACTTGGAGGTGGAAATAGCCTTCTTAGTATCCATGGAAGAGGTGGAACCGGTGTTGCTTAAATCAACCGTGCAACTGATTTCGCGGGAGCCTTCATCAGGGATTTGAACGGTGCTTTGGTGGTGGATTTCTCTGGTAATTTTGGGCTGGTAATCGCCTTCTTGATGCATTAGATTAGGTCTGGGATCGGTGGGACTATATATACATGGAGATTGGGGGAGATGAATGGTTTTTTTGTTCGTAAATGTAACTAATAGAGGAATACGTTATGCTGGTGAATCGGGTTTTAGGATTGCGTTGATTTTTTAGACGGCAAAGGATACGAACAGAGACGTCCACAACAGTGACTTGGCCAAAAGTTCTTCTTCTGATTGGTTAATTTAATTTGCTGATGTGGACATCTTATGGGCTCACGATATCGTTATCGTAAGATTATTATTCGAAAGGTTTCTTGTGATTTTAAAGATTTATGGAAAAGTATagcgattttttttaaaaaaaactttatatatatatggttttataTCTGTTATAGGTTTGTCGTGTTGGTGATAATTTTCCGTAAATGCTAATTAAATTATTGTGTAAGTACTATAAGCGCGAATAATTTATCATGGTCTTAAAAATATACATGCACGCAGTATACTCGAGGATTAAAGTTCTTCTTAGTTGCGTCTTTAGTTAAGGAATCAATTCTGCATGCAAGTGATAGTATAATACTATTATCCAATAATTTGTCGTCAGACTAATAacgtttttttttcaacattcaCTAATAACGATTTTGATAGTAAATACAATTCTTCTTTCATTAACTACAAAGTAATAcagtatgtatttttatatacaatacGATCGAGATATTGTTCCTTAGTTGTGGCGATCGAATGAGAGCGTCAATAAGTATATTTAGTCTCACTTAGACATTGAATTCATCAACTGATCCAAATTTTGTCATTTtctcaattaattaattagttgTAATGTCGCGTTGAACACTAATTCTTGTGTATTTTCTCCCATCCGGTCAACTTGCCGATCCCCACCTAGTCATCgacatactatatatatattacttctCAATTTAATAGTAATATATACTACATCTTATAATTAAcaaattataatattgttttatttccAGGAAGGAATCATGCATATACAAACTGCTCATTTACCATTATTGTCATGGAAAATAAACAAGTAAaaggtaactgaaaaaaaagaagatagagGATACCTGAAGATGGAGCATAgagctaaaaaaaatattgataacgTAAATGAGACGGTGAAATCacgggaaagaaaaaaaattgctaaGCAAATACTAGAACTGGACTTATAAACAAAACGGTGAAATGCACGAGAAAGGATTAGAGAGTTTACGCAAAGACGAAGTGGTACACTCTAACAGCGGTGGTTTATACGGATACCATACGCATCACGTGAAGAAGAAAACACACACGCTGATTCTTATCTGTTACGCAACTTCTTACGACTTTGCTCTgtacaattttgtttttattgccTTTACATTTCTGTATTTGATAATCTAGAGATCAAAATATTCTATAAAGTATGACTCACTTTTATTATTGCTTaagaaaataacttaaaactTAAGCTTAATCTCTAATCTTTCAAGCTATGCAACACACTTGAATCTTCTTATATAGAGATTTATAATTCCTAATCCTAATAGGTAATACTTTTAGATAACTCTTAAATatctagataactcctaaacatTAGTATTCCTATTTTTCCATAACTCGGTAGGATTAGGTAGATAACTTCTAACtcaagtttccttttcttttaagCTTAATCCAAGTCTCCTCCTTAAGCTTGAAACCTTCTTTCGATATATCTTGCATCCCGATGAGCTCCCTCATTTCTTTAAACTTAATCCTTCCTAATGCTTTGGTTAGGATATCAGCCTTTTGCAACTCGCCTGAGACATGCTCAACATCAACTTGTCCATTTTCAATACACTCTCGGATGAAGTGGTATCGCCTATGTATGTGTTTACTTCTGCCATGGAACATTGGATTCTTGGTGAGAGCAATAGCAGATTGATTGTCGATTCTGATCAGCACCTTCTCAATGGGTTGCTTCGTGACTTCACTCAGTAGTTCTTGTAACCATATGGCCTGCTTTGCAGCCTCTGTTCCAGCCATAAATTCTGCTTCACATGAAGAAATGGCAACTGTATCTTGCTTACTTGAGTTCCACGTGATGAGACTTTTGCCGAGATAGAAAATGTGACCTCTGGTGCTTCTCCCATCATCTATGTCCACGTTGTGGCTGGTATCGCTGTAACCAATAAGCTTAGGAATCCCTGGAGTTGAATGTTCAAACACAAGACCAAGTGATGTTGTTCCTTGAAGATATCTGAGGCAATGCTTTATTGCAGCTTCATGCGATGCTTTCGGATTGGTCATGTATCGACTTAGGACCCCTACAGCGTAAGAGAGGTCCGGACGCGTATGAATGAGGTACCTCAGGCAGCCGATGATTCTTCTATACCTTGTTGCATCAGCATCCTTTTCTTCACTTGACTTTGATAGCTTCAAACCGATCTCCATTGGTGTAAGCGTCATGTTGCAGCTTTTCATCCCACTTTCTTCTAAGATTTTAAGAGCATACCTTCTTTGATTCAAGCTTATGCGATCTTTCTCTTGATGAACTTCAATACCGAGATAGTAGCTTAGTCTTCCTAGGTCGCTCATGTCGAATTTAGATGCCATCTCTCGTTTGAACTCATCAAAAACCTTCTCGCTTACTCCACTCACAAATAAATTATCAACATACACAACTATCACGAGTATGCTTTGTTCCACCGTCTTCCGATACACAGAGTGTTCTTTTGAGCACTTCTCAAAACCAAACTCAAGTAGTATTTGATTCAGTTTATTGTTCCAAGCCCTTGGTGCTTGACGCAACCCATACAAGGCTTTATTAAGCTTGTAGACCTTTTTATCGCTCCCCTTTATCTCAAACCCCTCTGGTTGCGTTACATAGACTGTCTCTTTCAACTCTCTGTGGAGGAACACTGTCTTAACGTTCAGATGATGCACCTGCCATCCGTTTGTGGCTACGATGCTGATGAGTAGTCTGATGGTTTCAAGTCGTGCCACAGGCGCAAAAAACTTCGTCAAAGTCAATCCCATGTTGCTGCACATAACCTTTCGCCACTAAACGTGCTTTATACTTGTTGATAGAACCATCCGAATTGCGTTTGATCTTGAAGATCCATCTGAGGCCAATGGCCTTTTGCTCCCACCGGTAGATCAACCAGATTCCATACTTCATTCTTCTCTATTGATTTTAATTCATCCAAACACGCATCTGTCCACTCCTTAAGTTCGCTTGCCTCAGCGAAATTAAATGGCTCCTCGTTCAAGCAAAGCAGTAGCATCTCTCCCTCTTCTTCAGCCATCATTACGTAGTCCTCAAGGTACTTAGGTCTTGAGGTCTGTCTCTCGCTTCTTCTCAATCCTCTGTCTTCTTGTTCTTCCTCATCGACAGATTCTGGTATGTCTTTTATAGATTCCTCTGGTTCACCATTGGTCCCTTCATTCTTTACACTCGTAACGTCATTGTCTAGTACGGGACCCTTTTGTTGATCATTCTCTGTGACTCCATGGTTTCCAAATTCGCCAAGTGTGACCACAAAATCATTGTAGTTTTCAGCCTCTGCATCGTGTTTCTTCCAATTCAAACCTTTCGCTTCATCAAACACAACGTCTCGACTCACCACTATTTTTCGTGTCTCAGCATCTAGTAGTCTATAAGCTTTAGACCCTGGTTATGTTCCCAGATGAACCAGCATTCTTGTCCTATCATCGAGCTTCTTTAGGTGGACCTTATCAATCTTAGCGTAGCCAATGCACCCAAAGATGTGAAGGTGACTTATACTTGGCTTTCTTCCCCGTAGAACTTCGTAGGGTGTTTGCTCTTGCAATGATCTTGTAGATATACGATTAATGAGATACGTCGCGTGTCGTATCGCTTCTCCCCATAGGTAGTTAGGCATGTGCATATGCTTCAGTAGACTCCTTGCCATCTCCATTAAGGTTCTGTTTCTCCTCTCCACCACTCCgttctgttgtggagtgtacGGAGCGGTAAGATGTCTTCTGATTCCTGCAATCTCGCAATATGAGTTGAATTCTGTAGAGACAAACTCTCCACCTCGGTCAGTTCTGAAAGTACCAATCTTTTCTCCAGTTTCTTGTTCCACTAGTCCTTTTAGCTTTTTGAACTTTAGGAATGCTTCACTTTTTTCTTTAAGTAATATTGTCCACATATACCTCGAGTGGTCGTCAATCACCACGAAGATATACCGACTTCCTCCTGAGGTACTTGGAGTTATTGGACCACACAAGTCTCTGTGGATCAGCTCGAGTGGTTTTGTTGCTCTGTATGAAGTCGATTGAGGGAAAACTTGTCTCGCTTGTTTGCCAAGTAAGCACGATGGACATAATTCCTTTACCACATTAATATTAGGAGCACCAACAACTAGTCCTTTGtgtatcatcatcttcatggtAGTCGTGTTGACATGTCCAAGTCTGCAGCGCCACCTGTTTGACTCACTTATCTCGCTCAAGAAGAGCTAAGACGCATCCCTGATTCCCATACGGACCTTGTAAAGCCTATTCTTCGACCTTTTTGCCTTGACTAGGAGCTTGCCGTGTTGATCATGCATTGTCAAAACGTCACCTTTCAGTCTTATATCACATCCGGACTCAGTTGCTTGGCCAAGGCTAATGATATTGCTTCTCAACTCGGGTATAAAGTATACATCAGTCATCTTCCTTGCCTCATTATTCATATCAGTGAAAGATATAGTACCTTTTCCTTCAATATCAATCCTTGAATCATCACCGAACCTTACCTTTCCCGTGATTGTCTCATCTATGCTCGAGAAGTATCGTTTATCTCCTGTCATGTGGTTACTAGCTCCATTATCCAAGTACCAGATGTCTTCAGTATCCTTAATTGTTTCGTACTTCTATGGGACACAGTTTTTCTCATTGAGATAAACTACTTCATGCATCATCAACTCATCAGCATTCTGTGTCTCGTTGTTCTCACTTTCAAGTGTTTCTTGCAGCTTGAGGAGACGATCCGGGCAGTCGCTGGCATAATGGCCTTGCTTATCACACCGGTAGCAAGTCACTCTAGATGTATCCATAGTTCCATTGTATCTTCCCCTGCCATGACCTCTGTAGTATGAACGTCCACCTCGTCCTCGTCCACGATTATTCTTGTAGTCACGGTTTGCTCCCTGAGACTCAAAGTTCGAATACATTAACTTCGTTTGCTCTTCTTGCGGTTCTTCTTCATCAGCAATACGCTCTTCATACGCTTTTAGGCGTCCCATGATGTCCTCAAAACTTGTTTTGTATAGATCCAAAACTTGCTCAAGTGAGGCCACAATGTGAATATATTTCTTCCGAGGAAGGCTACTCAAGAATTTCTTTACCAACTTCGATTCTTCTATGTTGACTCCCAAGGCTGCAGACTTTGATGTTATCTCTGCAAGTTTTCCTCCAAAATCGTCAATAGACTCTGTTCCCTTCATCTTTAAACGGTCGAAGTCATTCATTAAGGTCTGCAAATGAGCTTCCTTGACTCTCTCAGCTCCAACGTTTCTGGTTTTTATAGCTTCCCATACCTTCTTAGCAGTATCAAGTTCTCCGAATTGTAGTATTAACGCCTCAGGTATGGACTGGAATAAGAGTGCTATCGCCATATTATTCTTATCCCCTTCAGTTGTTTCTTCTTCAGTAGCTTCCCAGACTTTGTGCACCTTGAGAGCAATTTTCATTCTTATAGCCCACACTGTATAATTCGCAGCTCCAAGCATCGGACATTTGATGGTCGAGGAACTTTCCCCTTCCTTTGCCGTTGCTGTCGCCGTAACTATCTCACCACTCATCTTCTTAACCTTATGTTCTGATACCAAATCTAGAGAtcaaaagattatataaagtATGACTCACTTTTATTATTGCTtaagaaaataactcaaaacttaagcttaatctctaatctctcaaGCTATGCAACACACTTgcatcttcttatatagagaTTTATAATTCCTAATCCTAATAGGTAATACttttagataactcctaaatatctagataactcctaaacatTAGTATTCTTATTTTTCCATAACTCGGTAGGATTAGGTAGATAACTTCTAACtcaagtttccttttctttcagGCTTAATCCAACAGATAATAGATGTATGAGTTTTCGAGAGTCGTGAGATGTGAATCATTTATACAGCAAACAAAACAGATTCTGTTTAAAATGAAATCATTTGCTTATTTCTGATTAACGGTATGTATAACTGCAGAATGACCTTTCGTTGTAAAAAACCCCGGTATATATAACTGCTAGCCATTAATATCAAATGACAAGAAATAAACGAACATACTGTCAAAActgagaaaaaacaaaatatataacagaaacaaattttcttttaaaacatattcAATGTATTTTGCTACTTTTTATTTTAGACAAAACTTTACAATAGAGTTGGAATTTTATTCAATATATCCCTAAGAATATATCATTTCTATAAGTATagaataaaatagataaaatattagttttccttcaaatatagaggaatataataatattatcttagaaaaagaaaaaaaaaggttaaagtaaaaatatatataagtgttattgAGATAAATATAGAAATGAGTTATAGACGTTTCTAAATTAAAGCAGATCACTAGTGAGTAGTTGTTGTATGATGATTACTGCAAAATGTATTATCTTTATCAATACACCTTATTTTCAAAAGTATACAAATTGACTGCTTATTAATTATTGGATATTagaatgagatatatatattataacaggGACAAGTGGTGTGTTACATAAGGAATAATAATTGGAATATATATCcaagttagattttttttttttgatcaaaaaaaaatatatccaagttagatatatatataaaaaaaatagggaAAGTGACAATTATTTGAAGAAAGTAAAAAGGAGTCTGGACTGGGAGTGGAGAGATGAGTctataaaagagagagagagatatgtgGGAAGAGGCGCACTCTCCACTTTTCTCCATCTAAAGAGTCACTCTCTTTTCTAACACACTACTCTAATCAAATCATCCTTTCTCTTTTTGTTcccctaaaaaaaaaatggattcaCTCGATTTTGACAGCTTGAAAGCAGAGAAAGCCAAGGCGTTGCGGCGTTACAACAGTTTCCACAGAGTCGGCCGTTTCTTCCGCGCGGCTGAGGTTTGCGTCgccctcctcttcctcctttgGACGTTTTCCCGCCTTCCTTTCGCCGTCCAAATCTCCCGAGAGTTTCTCCGCCGTATCGCCGGCGTTGTATCGACTCCTCTCTTCGTCTTCCTTCTCGGGAACTGCATCGTCGTCCTTCTCCTCACCAAATCCTCTGTAGAGGATAACAACAGAGGAGGTTCTTCTGACCCAAACGCAGAAACAGATATATACGAGGCGTTGGTCAGATCTGTTGAGAATCAACACAAAGAAGCAGATGAGTTGGAAGAGAAGATCGTTTACGATGACAAAGAGGTGATCGTCATTGATGTGATGAGTTCAGATATTCCTCGTGAAGAAAACGATCAGCCCAAGGTGTATGGAAGAAGCAAATCCGACGTAAAGCAGACTAGTGCAGATGATGATCGTATGGTGGTGATCCCTAAACCTTCTTCTCTCCATAGATCAAAGACTGAAAAGTGCATGAGAATCGATGATAATAATAAGAATGATAAGAATAGTTATGCAGAGGATAACCTTAGCAACGAAGAGTTTCAGAAAACGATCGAAGCTTTCATTGCCAAACAGCTGATATTTCGTCGCCAAGAATCTTTATCCGTCGTTGTCCACAACAAAGCCTaaccaatattataaaaaaatggcATCAGGTTCTCTCCCTGccaaagttaaaaaaatcaacCATATGGAA includes:
- the BNACNNG46560D gene encoding uncharacterized protein BNACNNG46560D; protein product: MDSLDFDSLKAEKAKALRRYNSFHRVGRFFRAAEVCVALLFLLWTFSRLPFAVQISREFLRRIAGVVSTPLFVFLLGNCIVVLLLTKSSVEDNNRGGSSDPNAETDIYEALVRSVENQHKEADELEEKIVYDDKEVIVIDVMSSDIPREENDQPKVYGRSKSDVKQTSADDDRMVVIPKPSSLHRSKTEKCMRIDDNNKNDKNSYAEDNLSNEEFQKTIEAFIAKQLIFRRQESLSVVVHNKA